The Leptolyngbyaceae cyanobacterium genome includes a region encoding these proteins:
- the egtC gene encoding ergothioneine biosynthesis protein EgtC, with amino-acid sequence MCRLLGYLGPTIILDYILSKPEHSLIVQSYEPKEMTSGVVNADGFGVGWYHSQRETDPFIYKNTLPIWGDVNLTNLNRYIESKCILANVRSATAGQSVDLSNCQPFHQKGLLFTHNGFIQNFRKTLYRPIRNQLKDEAYQAIEGSTDSEHIFALLINQFLTEPNISLTQALQNTLHILAELAQQHQTNFSANIIVTDGRRLVASRFANKSPAPSLYWLRDDPTFSNAVIVASEPLFAADWMGISENSIISVEENLDIEVLSL; translated from the coding sequence ATGTGCCGATTACTTGGCTATCTCGGCCCAACAATTATACTCGATTACATTCTCTCCAAACCAGAACACTCCTTAATCGTACAAAGTTACGAACCAAAGGAAATGACCTCTGGGGTAGTAAATGCCGACGGTTTCGGGGTAGGTTGGTATCATTCCCAACGAGAAACAGACCCGTTTATTTACAAAAATACCCTACCTATTTGGGGTGATGTCAATTTAACCAATCTCAATCGCTATATCGAGTCGAAATGTATATTGGCAAATGTCCGCAGCGCTACAGCCGGTCAGTCAGTAGATTTGAGTAATTGTCAACCTTTTCATCAAAAAGGATTGCTATTTACTCACAATGGATTCATTCAAAACTTTCGGAAAACCTTATACAGACCTATTCGCAATCAATTAAAAGATGAAGCTTATCAAGCAATTGAAGGTTCTACCGATTCCGAACACATTTTTGCTTTACTAATTAACCAATTCTTGACCGAGCCAAACATTAGTTTAACTCAAGCCTTACAAAATACATTGCATATTTTGGCAGAGTTAGCTCAACAGCATCAAACAAATTTTTCTGCCAATATCATCGTTACAGACGGACGCCGTTTAGTTGCTTCTCGTTTTGCCAACAAATCTCCAGCACCTTCTCTGTACTGGTTACGCGATGACCCCACATTTTCCAATGCAGTAATTGTTGCTTCCGAACCTTTATTTGCCGCTGATTGGATGGGTATTTCCGAAAATAGCATTATCAGTGTGGAGGAAAACCTCGATATCGAAGTCCTTAGTTTGTAG
- a CDS encoding nucleotidyltransferase domain-containing protein yields the protein MKNLLLPVISAQPYPLLFTTVSGAHLYGFPSPDSDYDLRGSHILPIREVVGLETGAETIELSELHQNLLIDLVTHDIKKFFSLLLKRNGYVLEQLYSPLVVYTTPAHEELKVIAKDCITSHHVHHYRGFAQTQWQLFEKEKRVKPLLYIYRVLLTGIYLMQTGVVEANLVNLNEIFQLPYLPELIERKLTDAEKSILEDADLEFHQQEFNRLQWELQAAFEKSKLPETPSAKSDLNDLLIRLRMAAV from the coding sequence ATGAAAAATCTACTATTACCAGTAATATCCGCCCAACCATATCCGCTTTTATTTACCACAGTTAGTGGAGCGCATTTATATGGTTTTCCTTCTCCCGACTCTGACTATGATTTACGAGGTTCTCACATTTTACCAATCCGGGAAGTAGTAGGGTTAGAAACCGGAGCGGAAACGATCGAATTGTCTGAACTTCACCAAAATTTGCTAATAGACTTGGTAACTCACGATATAAAAAAGTTTTTTTCCCTGTTACTTAAAAGAAACGGTTACGTGTTAGAGCAATTGTACTCGCCTTTGGTTGTTTACACCACCCCGGCACATGAAGAATTAAAAGTAATTGCCAAAGATTGCATTACTAGCCACCACGTTCACCACTATCGGGGATTTGCTCAAACTCAATGGCAGTTATTTGAAAAAGAAAAGCGAGTTAAACCGCTTCTTTATATTTATCGCGTCTTATTAACTGGCATTTATTTGATGCAAACAGGAGTAGTAGAAGCTAATTTAGTAAACTTGAATGAAATCTTTCAATTACCTTATCTTCCTGAATTAATCGAGCGCAAGTTAACCGATGCTGAAAAATCTATTTTAGAAGATGCCGATCTGGAATTTCATCAGCAAGAATTTAATCGTTTACAGTGGGAATTGCAAGCCGCTTTTGAAAAAAGCAAATTGCCAGAAACTCCTTCTGCTAAATCAGACTTGAATGATTTACTAATTAGATTGAGAATGGCTGCTGTTTAG
- a CDS encoding alr0857 family protein has protein sequence MLKLTYTENGFNLERLAQSLEDWVTARVILSLRAGWHICVEPSTASFLLPADLPGIDRLEMEAQREDSEIIAISTCDVEFAEVSLRGTWVSAGKEKDEGVFVVTMSDRTEFFLFKLWQLSQIGASCVSE, from the coding sequence ATGCTGAAACTCACTTACACCGAAAATGGCTTTAATTTAGAGCGTCTGGCGCAATCTTTGGAAGATTGGGTTACGGCACGAGTGATTCTGTCCCTGCGAGCAGGTTGGCATATTTGCGTCGAACCTAGCACGGCTTCGTTTTTGTTGCCTGCTGATTTACCAGGGATCGATCGACTGGAAATGGAGGCACAACGCGAAGATTCTGAAATTATTGCAATATCCACTTGCGACGTCGAATTTGCCGAAGTTAGCTTGCGGGGAACTTGGGTTTCAGCAGGTAAGGAAAAAGATGAGGGTGTGTTTGTCGTCACGATGAGCGATCGAACGGAGTTCTTTTTGTTCAAATTGTGGCAACTATCTCAAATCGGCGCTTCTTGCGTGAGTGAATAA
- a CDS encoding DUF6717 family protein, with the protein MSNTIMVIFPYKYQDTWVFDDERVGLFREPFVSGIPAMIDWLVKDIPHAEKGFKLLFSSQPFPGYQAELNWIKEEYGGNWYRWESNQIEGWLCPALFKYYTETPMKIYCQAIG; encoded by the coding sequence ATGTCTAATACCATCATGGTAATCTTTCCCTATAAATATCAAGATACTTGGGTATTTGATGATGAACGAGTCGGGCTTTTTCGAGAACCTTTCGTCAGCGGTATTCCCGCCATGATCGATTGGTTGGTAAAAGATATCCCCCATGCAGAAAAAGGGTTTAAATTGTTATTCTCTAGCCAACCATTTCCCGGATATCAAGCCGAATTAAATTGGATTAAGGAAGAATATGGTGGGAACTGGTATCGCTGGGAATCTAATCAAATAGAAGGCTGGTTATGTCCGGCATTGTTTAAATATTATACCGAAACACCGATGAAAATTTACTGCCAAGCGATCGGGTAG
- a CDS encoding transcriptional regulator, with the protein MTSTINKEEYTRLLAETLLRVIHTEDEHKRLLKEVEKLMDLGEDITDEQAELFDLLVNLIEQYENKHYQLKAATPHEILKELMLARYLKQKDLIEVFGSKGIASEVINGKRSISKNQAKALGEFFHVSPVLFL; encoded by the coding sequence ATGACTAGCACAATAAATAAGGAAGAGTACACAAGACTCCTAGCTGAAACCTTGCTAAGAGTTATTCATACAGAAGATGAACATAAACGTCTCCTAAAAGAGGTAGAAAAACTCATGGATTTAGGAGAAGATATCACAGATGAGCAAGCCGAGTTGTTTGATTTGCTAGTAAATCTTATAGAGCAATATGAAAATAAGCACTATCAACTAAAAGCGGCAACACCCCATGAAATATTAAAGGAATTAATGCTAGCCAGATATCTAAAACAAAAAGACTTGATAGAAGTTTTTGGTTCTAAGGGTATCGCTTCAGAGGTAATTAATGGCAAAAGAAGCATTAGTAAAAATCAAGCCAAAGCATTAGGAGAATTTTTTCATGTGTCCCCAGTATTATTTTTGTGA
- a CDS encoding HNH endonuclease: MTIAQPHRRNPSEVLAHSVVVFSRNYLPMSRINIKRAIILLVTGKAEPLNLTEETFWQVRSPSMVFDVPKQIRLTFTSNERLWHAPPVNRREVLRRDHYACQYCGSTKNLTLDHVIPRSKGGKHTWDNVVTACERCNSRKGDRTPQQAGMPLRTQPKAPMHPVVTFAEQFWRDQQQENLE, translated from the coding sequence GTGACGATCGCACAACCTCATAGGCGCAACCCATCAGAAGTATTGGCTCATTCGGTCGTGGTGTTCTCTCGGAACTACCTGCCGATGAGTCGGATCAATATCAAACGTGCAATTATCTTGCTGGTAACTGGTAAGGCGGAACCACTAAATCTCACGGAAGAAACATTTTGGCAAGTGCGATCGCCAAGTATGGTGTTCGATGTGCCAAAACAAATCCGTCTCACCTTTACTAGTAACGAAAGATTATGGCACGCACCTCCGGTAAATCGGCGCGAAGTTCTCAGACGGGACCATTATGCCTGCCAATACTGCGGTAGCACGAAAAACTTAACGCTAGATCACGTAATTCCTCGGTCAAAAGGCGGAAAACACACTTGGGACAACGTAGTTACTGCCTGCGAGCGGTGTAATTCTCGGAAGGGCGATCGCACTCCACAACAAGCTGGAATGCCTCTTCGTACCCAACCGAAAGCACCTATGCACCCAGTTGTCACTTTTGCCGAACAGTTCTGGCGCGACCAACAGCAAGAAAACCTGGAATAG